The following are encoded in a window of Clostridia bacterium genomic DNA:
- the xseA gene encoding exodeoxyribonuclease VII large subunit has product MIISVTQFNTYIKGILDSESMLNTLSIKGEVCNLKDSYSGVYFTLKDLASTLDCFIYKGKFDSLLKNGLEIVASGNINFFTKNARFNFTVTKVELTKNLGQDYLAYILLKEKLEKEGIFDLANKKIVPTNCQTIGIITSNKGAVITDILEVVKRRNNTADTVLYPVRVSGELAINDICEALNYFSSSQVDAVILARGGGSKEDLSVFNNETVVRCLYNCKKPTVSAIGHGIDFTLCDFTADIRAVTPTEAGELLTIDLIKYRQRCIQLLRHIYSSVDAKLNSQIQKTRLSVNKVYYQTATNLASQEGRLSNLSIKLDSLSPLKKFSNGFAQVSKQTKLIGSVSQVKVDDIIDLTMQDGQLKTKIVEIKTQK; this is encoded by the coding sequence ATGATAATTTCGGTAACTCAATTTAATACTTATATTAAGGGCATACTTGACAGCGAGAGTATGCTCAATACTTTATCAATCAAGGGCGAAGTATGCAACCTAAAAGATAGCTATTCCGGCGTTTATTTTACTCTTAAAGACTTAGCAAGCACACTTGATTGTTTTATCTATAAAGGTAAATTTGATTCCTTATTAAAAAATGGTCTAGAAATTGTAGCTAGCGGTAATATCAACTTTTTTACAAAAAATGCAAGGTTTAATTTTACGGTTACAAAAGTCGAATTAACCAAAAATTTAGGTCAAGACTATCTAGCGTATATTTTGCTCAAAGAAAAGCTTGAAAAAGAAGGTATTTTTGACCTTGCAAACAAAAAAATCGTACCTACAAACTGCCAAACAATAGGCATAATCACTTCAAATAAAGGCGCTGTAATTACCGATATTCTAGAAGTGGTTAAACGTCGTAATAATACTGCGGACACAGTTCTTTATCCAGTAAGAGTTTCTGGCGAACTTGCTATAAACGATATATGCGAGGCACTAAATTATTTTTCTTCTAGTCAAGTTGACGCCGTTATACTTGCACGTGGTGGCGGTAGCAAGGAAGATTTATCAGTATTTAACAACGAAACAGTGGTTAGGTGTTTATATAATTGTAAAAAACCCACAGTTTCGGCAATAGGACACGGCATAGACTTTACGCTGTGCGACTTTACAGCAGATATTCGAGCGGTTACGCCAACCGAAGCTGGCGAACTACTTACGATAGATTTGATAAAATACAGACAAAGATGTATTCAACTTCTTAGGCATATTTATTCTTCGGTTGATGCAAAACTAAACAGTCAAATTCAAAAAACTAGGCTAAGCGTAAATAAAGTATATTATCAAACGGCTACAAATTTAGCTAGTCAAGAAGGTAGACTAAGTAATCTTTCAATTAAACTTGATTCGCTTAGCCCTCTCAAAAAGTTTTCAAATGGTTTTGCGCAAGTATCTAAGCAAACTAAATTAATAGGTAGCGTCAGTCAAGTTAAGGTTGACGATATAATCGATTTAACTATGCAAGACGGGCAACTAAAAACAAAAATTGTCGAAATAAAAACACAAAAATAG